Part of the Paracoccus sp. S3-43 genome, ACGGTGGAAAACGCCGCCGGACAGCGCGACGTGCGCTTCATCGAGACGGTGCGGCCCAACGGCAAGGTCTTCGTCTATCGCAACGAGGATACCGGCTGGATCTGGCCGCCCTATTTCAAATACGACAGCGCCAATCTGCATGCCGAGGCGACGAACCTGCGGTCGGGCCGCGACAACCCGCAATGGGTCAGCGTCACCGCCTATGGCTGGCGGCTGCCCTGGCTGTCGGCCTATCCCAATGCGATCAGCGTCGACACGCTGGCCGATCCCGGCGAACGCCCGCGCAACTGGGCGGCGTCCATCGTCTGCGTGGTCTTGCTGATGTTGCTGGCGCTGCTGTGGCGGATGTGGGCGCAGTTCCAGGAACGCGGCCTCTCTTGGCGGAGGAAGCCGTGACCCGCAATCCCGGCACCGATCTGCGCCTGGACGGGTTTTCGGACATCCGCATCAACACCCCCGCCGTCGAACGCCGCGCCGCGACCCTGCCCGCGCGGCGCAGCCTGAAGAAGGACCATCAGGCGGCCTGGCTGCTGAACGCGGTGCGCTGCATCGACCTGACGACGCTGGCGGGCGACGACACCCATGACCGGGTGGCGCGGCTTTGCGCCAAGGCGATGCGGCCTGTGGCGCCCGATCTGCTGGAGGCGATGGGGGTTTCCGGCCTGACCACCGGCGCGGTCTGCGTCTATCCGACGATGGTCGGCGCGGCCAAGCGCGCGCTTGGCAATTCCGGCCTGCCCGTCGCCAGCGTGGCGACCGGCTTTCCGGCCGGGCTGATGCCGCTGAACCTGCGGCTGGCCGAGATCCTCTATGCCGTCGATCAGGGCGCGGACGAGATCGACATCGTCATCACCCGCGCCCATGTGCTGCGCGGCGACTGGGCGGCGCTGTATGACGAAATCCGGGCCATGCGCGAGGCCTGCGGCGATGCGAAGATGAAGGCGATCCTGGCGACGGGCGACCTGAAATCTCTGGAAAACGTCGCCCGCGCCAGCCATGTGGCGATGCAGGCCGGGGCGGACTGGATCAAGACCTCGACCGGGAAGGAGGGCGTGAATGCCACCCTGCCCGTGTCGCTGGTGATGTGCCGGGCGATCCGCGACTATCGCTGTCAGACCGGCCATGTGGTCGGCTTCAAGCCCGCCGGAGGGCTGCGGACGGCCAGGGACGCGCTGAACTGGCAGGTGCTGATGGCAGAGGAGCTGGGCCGCGACTGGCTGCGCCCGGATCTGTTCCGTATCGGCGCGTCCAGCCTGCTGGGCGATATCGAGCGCCAGATCAGCCACCATGTGACGGGCCGCTATGCCGCCAGTTACCGCCAAGCCATTGCCTGAGGACCGCATGACCAGCGTGAGCGAGTTGATGGAAACACTGGAATACGGCCCCTCGGTCGAGGACAGCGGGGCAGTGCGCGACTGGCTGGCCCGGCGCGGCGCCTTCGGCCATTTCATCGGCGGGGCCTTCACCGACCCCGGCACGCTGTTCGACAGCCGCGATCCGGCGACGGGCGAGGTTCTGGCGCAGGTGACGCAGGGCACGGGCGATGACGTGGCGGCGGCGGTCGCGGCGGCGCGCGCGGCGCAGCCGGGTTGGGCGGCGCTGACGGGGACCGGGCGGGCGCGGTATCTCTATGCCCTGGCGCGCCATGTGCAGAAACGCGAACGCTTCCTGTCGGTGCTGGAGACGCTGGACAACGGCAAGCCCATTCGCGAATCGCGCGACATCGACATGCCGCTGGTGGCGCGGCATTTTTATCATCACGCCGGCTGGGCGGAACTGCGCGACACTGCCTTTCCGGGCCATGCGCCGCTGGGTGTCTGCGGCCAGATCATCCCCTGGAACTTTCCGCTGCTGATGCTGGCCTGGAAGATCGCCCCCGCGCTTGCGGCGGGGAACACGGTCGTCCTGAAGCCCGCCGAATACACCCCGCTGACCGCGCTTGCCTTCGCCGAAATCTGCCAAGAGATCGGCCTGCCCGCAGGCGTCGTGAATATCGTCACCGGCGATGGAGAGACCGGCGCGGCGCTTGTGGCCGCTGACGTGGACAAGATCGCCTTCACCGGATCCACCGAGGTGGGGCGCGCCATTGCCGGGCAGTTGGCGGGCACGGCCAAGCGGCTGACGCTGGAACTGGGCGGCAAGTCGCCCTTCGTGGTCATGCCCGATGCCGATCTGGACGCGGCTGTCGAGGGCGTGGTGGAGTCGATCTGGTTCAATCAGGGCCAGGTCTGCTGCGCCGGATCGCGCATCCTGGTGGCCGAGGCGGTGGCGGACCGATTCGAGACGCTGCTGGCGACCCGCATGGCGCGGCTGCGCGTCGGCCCGCCGCTGGACAAGTCCACCGATGTCGGCGCCATCGTCGATCCCGCCCAGAAGGACCGGATCCTGTCGATCTGCAAGGCCGCCACCGATGCCGGGGCGGACCTGGTCGGCGGCGCGGCGCAGGACGGCTGCTTCATCGCGCCGGGCTATCTGAGGAACATCGCCCCCGCCAATCCGGGCTTCGAGCAGGAAATCTTCGGCCCCATCGCCACCCTGTCGACCTTCCGCACGGCGGATGAGGCGGTCGACCTGGCGAACAACACCCGCTATGGGCTGGCCGCCTCGGTCTGGTCGGAAAGTGCTGCGGTGGCGACCGATCTGGCCGCGCGGATCAAGGCGGGCGTGATCTGGATCAACTGCGCCAACCTGTTCGACGCCGCCGCCCCCTTCGGCGGCTATCGCGAAAGCGGCTTCGGCCGCGAAGGCGGGCGCATGGGAATGCTGGATTATCTGACGGAACCGGCGGTCGATTCCGCGCCGGAACCCGCCCCCACCGTGCCGGTCGCCGCGACCACAGGTCAGCCGGGGCCGGAGGGTCTGGACCGCACCGCCAAGCTGTATATCGGCGGCGCGCAGAAGCGGCCCGATGGCGGTGCCAGCTATGCGGTGCCGGGCGGGCTCGCGCCGCTGGGCAGCCGCAAGGACATCCGCAACGCGGTCGAGGCGGCGGCCAAGGCCGGGAGATGGACCGCGATGGGCGGCCATGCCCGCGCGCAGGTGCTGTATTACATCGCGGAAAATCTTTCCGCCCGCACCGAGGAATTCGCCCGCCGCACCAGTCAGGCCGAGGTGCAGGCCGCCATCGCCCGCGCCTTCCATTACGCCGCCTGGGCGGACAAGTTCGATGGCGCCAATGTCCAGGCCCGGCCCGGCCATCTGCTGAACGTGGTGAACGAAGTCTTCGGCGTGATGGGCATCAGTTGCCCGAACGCGCAGCCGCTGGCCGCGTTCATGTCGCTGGTGATGCCCGCCATCGCCTTGGGCAACCGCGTGGTCGCGATTGCCGCGCAGGACGATCCGCTGCCGGTGCTGGATCTTTATCAGGTCTTCGGCACCTCGGACCTGCCGGGCGGCGTGGTGAATATCGTCACCGGCCCGCGCGACGACCTGGCCAGAACCCTGGCCGCGCATGATGAGGTCGCGGCGATGTGGATGATCGGCGGCGATCTGACGACGGTGGAGAAGGCGGCGGGCGGCAACCTGAAGCCGGTCTGGTCGCCCGCCCATCGCGACTGGTGCGGCCCGCGGGCGCAGAGCGAAACCTTCCTGCGTCACGCCAGGCAGACCAAGACGATCTGGCTGCCCTATGGCGCCTTGCCGCAGGGGACGGGCAGCCCGGCCTATTGACCGGCAACGGGGGCTGTCTGCCCCCCCACGCGCAAGGCGCGTCGGGGGGGCGAAGCGCCCCCGGCGGCGGCGGTCTCTCCTAAGCCCGCAGCCCCGCGAAGGTCATCGGGTCCAGCGATGCCTGGGCAAAGGTCGGCCCGCTGACCATCAGGCTGACCGCATCATGCGAATGCAGCGATTCCTGGTGGCTGGCCACCACCCGGAAATCGCCGAATCGCGGATCGGCCAGCAGTTGCTGGGCAAAGGCGCGCACCGCATCCTCGACAAAGATCGGGTTCGCGGCGTTGAGTTCCGCAAAGGCCTGCTCGTCCTCTCGCTTGACCATCACCTGGGTTTCCGTGGGCACCGCGCGGCGGCACAGGTCCACCACATCCTCGAACCAGATCTTTTCCGGGCCCAGCATCACCACCGAGATCCGCGCGATGGACCGCTGCGAATGCGGCGTCGCCAGCCGCGACCGGGTTTCGCGCGCATGTTCGGACAATTCCAGCGAACAGGGGCAGGTCGAGGAATAGACGTAATCGAAATGCATGATCCGCAGCCGCTGGCCGTGGAAATCCAGCACCTCCATCGCGATGTCGTAATATTGCCAGCCCGACAGGCCCGAGCGCAGCGAATCGACCCGGATCGGATAGGAGAACCGCATCTGGATGCGCGCGTCATAGGCGTCCAGATCGGCCTGGTAATCGTCCAGCGCGGCCTCCAGCACCTTGAGGCTGAAGGCATGTTCGGAATGGGCATAGAAGGACCGCATGATCCGCGACATGTTGATGCCCTTGCGGTCGGCCTCAAGGCTGACGGTGCCGGTCACGCTGGTTTCCAGCGTCAACTCGCCGCCCTCGCCATGGGAATCGGGGCGGGTCTGGTAACGGATCGGCAGGCGGAAATTGGAAATGCCGACATGCTGGATCGGCGCGCGGGCGCCCACGATCAGGCTGGCGGGGCCGTTTTGCAGGTCGGGCAGACCGGCCTTGTAGGCGTCATCGACCCGGAAATCGGCGTCATAGCTGCGCGCCAGGGCCGGATAGGCGGGGATCAAGGGGCGGGCTTCGGTCATGCGGGTATCCTCGCGGCGCGGTCGCCGACAATATGGGGGCAGGGGGCCGAAATCCAAAGGGCGAATCCGTCGGGACGGGCCGCGTGCGCGACCGTTCCCCTTACCCCTCCAGGGCGCGGCGCAGATCGGCGATCAGATCGTCGGCATGTTCCAACCCCACGGACAGGCGCAGCAGGCCGGGCGTGATGCCCAGATGGGCGCGATCCTCGTCCGACAGGCGCTGATGAGTGGTCGTCGCCGGATGGGTGACGATGGACTTGGCGTCGCCCAGATTGTTGGAAATGCTGATGATCCCCAGCCGGTTCAGGGCGGCGAAGGCGGCCTCCTTGCCGCCGGCCACCTCGATGGCGATCATGGTGCCGCCGGCGCCCATCTGGCGCATCGCCAGATCATGCTGGGGATGATCGGCCAGGCCCGGATAGATGACGCGCGTCAGGGCCGGATGGCCTTGCAGCGCCTGCGCGATCTTCTGCGCGCTGTCGGCCTGGGCGCGCACGCGCAGGTCCATGGTTGTCAGGCCGTTCAGCATGATCCAGCTGTGGAACGGGCTGATCGCGCCGCCGGTATGCTTCAGGTAAGGCTCGGCGACTTCGCGCACGAACTGGCGGGTGCCGCAGATCACGCCCGCAAGCGCCCGCCCGCCGCCGTCGATATGCTTGGTCGCGGAATAGACGACCACATCCGCCCCCAGTTCGGCGGCGCGGGAAAAGACCGGGGTCGCAAAGACGTTGTCGGCCACGACCACGGCGCCCACCGCATGGGCAAGATCGGCGACGCCCTGAATGTCGATCACCTCCAGCGTCGGGTTCGACATGGTTTCGAAGAACGCCGCGCGGGTGCCGGGGCGCAGGGCGGCCTTCCACTGGTCCAGGTCGGTGCCGTCGACATAGCTGACCTCGACCCCGAATTTCTTCAGCAGGTCCAGCACATACAGGCAAGATCCGAACAGCGCCCGAGAGGCCACGACATGATCGCCGGGCTTCACCATCGAAAACAGCGCGCCGTTGACGGCGGCCATGCCGCTGGCGGTGGCGAAGGCGTCCTCGGTCCCTTCCAGCGCGGCGATGCGATCCTCGAACATGCGGCTGGTGGGGTTGCCATAACGGGCATAGATGAATTCGTCCGGGCCGGCGCCCTTGAAGCGTTCCTCGGCCTGTTCGGCGCTGTCATAGACGAAGCCCTGGGTCAGAAAGATCGCCTCGGCCATCTCGCCATACTGGCTGCGGCGGATGCCGTGGTGAACGGCCTGCGTGCGCGGGTGAGGTGCCTTGGAGGAACGGTCGTCCATGAGATGCCCCTGTGCTGTCGCCAGCGGGTTAGCGCCCCCGACCCTGAGGCGCAAGGGCCAAGCCCGAAAGGACCGGCTCGCCCACCCGCCACAGATGCACAGGCGCAATTGTCCTTTTAGTCAGACATATTTGCAGTAAGTGCAATTTTCCTGAAAAAGCAAAGGAGTAACAAGGACGCCATACCAATTGACCAAATGGACAGGTTGAGCGGCGGGTGACCCGCAAGTAAGTTGATCGGGCAGTCAACGATTGGACTGCCGAGGAATGGATGGCCCCCGGCCAAGGATGAAGCGATCATGGCGTTGGAATATGCGAACGAATATCCCGACATCCTGTCGCGTCCGACCGGCGGGCTTGTCCCTTCCGATCGCCCCCTTGTCCGGGGGGCGGCATTGACAGAGCGGGACGGCAAGCCAGATTGTGTGTGTGGCGGCGCGTTCCTTCGGGATCCGGCGACGGTTTCCCTGGAGGATTGCGAACGTGTGTAGTGTAGGACGCTTGCTGTCCCGACCGGTCGTCGTCTGATCGGTCTGAATTGGGCTGAGTATTCCGTTTTTTGTTTTTGTGACAGCCCGGCACGATACAGCGGGGGCGGAGAAATCCGCCCCCGCTGTCGCCTTTACAGATAATCGCCGCGTTGCAGGCCGTATTTCGCCATCTTTTCGTTCAGCGTCCGGCGCGGCAGGCACAATTCGTCCATCACCCCGGCGATGCTGCCCTTGTGGCGGCGCATGGTGTTGTCGATCAGCATCTTTTCGAAGCTTTCGACATATTCCTTGAGCGGCTTTCCTTCGGTCGTGGTGGCCTGCTGGTTGTCGTCGCCATCCGCCATCAGAAGGGACGCGATCGACCCCGACCCACGCCGGTTCTGCAAGACGGCGCGTTCGGCCACGTTGATCAGCTGGCGGATATTGCCGGGCCAGGGGGCCTGCAAAAGCTGGGCTGCCTCTTGCGCGCTGACCTGCGGGGGTTCGCAGCCGTATTCCTCGGAGAATTGCTCGGTCATGCGGGTGAACAGCGACAGGATGTCCTCGCCCCGCGCGCGCAGCGGCGGCAGGGTGATCTTCAGCGCGGACAGGCGATAGAACAGGTCGGGACGCAGCGAATCCTCGGCCTTGCGGCCCTCGCCGCGGGCGTTGGAAATGGCGATGATCCGGGTTTCCGCAGGGGTGCCGCCGTCGCTGATGAAGGCCAGCAAGCGGGCTTGCAGCGGTTCGGACAGCGCCTCGATATCCTCCAGGCACAGGGTGCCGCCACGCGCCTCCTCGACCGCCGGGATGCCGTCCTCCAGCGGGCCGAACAGGCGGGCCGACAGCGCCTCGTCGTTATAGGCGGCGCAGGACACGGGCACGAATTTCTTGGACGCGCGCGGCCCCACGGCGTGCAGCGCATGGGCCACCAGCGTCTTGCCGGTCCCCGTCTCTCCGTCGATCAGCACATGGCCGTCGGCCTGGCCCAGATCCAGGATATCCTCGCGCAGGCGTTCCATCACCGGGCTGGCGCCGATCAGCTTGGACATGACCTGCTGGCCTTCGGACAGGTCGCGGCGCAGCGCGCGGTTGTCCAGCGTCATCCGCCGCATCTGCGTGGCCTTCTTGGCCAGCGCCGTCATCTTGTCGGGGTTGAAGGGCTTTTCCATGAAATCCATGGCCCCCAGGCGCATCGCCTCGACCGCCATGGGCACGTCGCCATGGCCGGTGATCAGGATCACCGGCAGGCCCGAATCCAGCCCCATCAGGCGCTTGAGGAAGGCGATGCCGTCCATGCCGGGCATTCGGATGTCGCTGACGACGATGCCGGGCCAGTCGGCCCCGATCACCTTCAGCGCATCTTCCGCACTGGGATAGGTTTCGGTTTCGAACCCGGACAGGACCAGCCACTGGCTGACGGATTCCCGCATGTCTGGTTCGTCGTCGACAATCGCAATCTTCAGTTTGCGGGACATTGGGTCTTCCTCTCTCGAACATTCATTCGGCGGCCAGCGGCTGCGCGTCCTGCCTTGGCTTCAACAGCGGCAGTTCGACGGCAAACACGGCGCCTTCGTCTTCGTTATGGGCGGTCAGACGGCCACCGAAATCGGCCATGATACTGGACGATATGGCAAGGCCCAGCCCCGTCCCCTCGCCCGGCTTCTTGGTGGTCCAGAACGGCTCGAACAGCTTTTCCAGATCGGAAATGCCCGGCCCGTTGTCGCGCACCAGCACATAGGCATGGGCGCCGGTTTCCACGGTGATCTCGATCCGCGCGTCGCGACGCTCGCGCACGGCATCGACGGCGTTGCGCAGCAGGTTGATGATCACCTGTTCCAGCCGGATGCGGTCGGCCATCACCATCACCGGTCGACGCGGCAGGTTGCGGATCACGCGAATGGTGCGGCCGCGCAACTGCGGCTCCATCATGGTCAGGGCGCTGCTGACGGCGGCGCGCAGATCCACCGGCTCCACCGCCTCGCCGCCCTTGCGGGCATAGGATTTCAGCTGCCGGGTGATCGCGCCCATCCGTTCGATCAGGTCGTCGATCCGCTGGAAGCTGGACAGCGCCTCCTCGGCCCGGCCGCGCTGCAACAACAGCCGCGCGCCCGCCAGATAGGTCTTCATCGCGGCCAGCGGCTGGTTCAGTTCGTGGCTGACGCCCGCCGACATTTCCCCAAGCGCCGCCAGTTTCGAGCTTTGCTGAACGGTCTGTTCGGCGACACGCAATTCCTTCTGCATCCGCTCGCGTTCCGCGATCTCTCGGGTCAGGCGCATGTTCAGCGCGCGCAGATCGGCCGATTCGCGCATATAGGCGACCGATTGGCTGCGCGCCCGGCGCGACAGGGCATAGAACGTCCCGGCCAGCAGGATGGCGAAGCCCATGATCTCCAGCGCCAGGACGGCGTTGACCTGTTCGCGCACGGACGCATAGGTGGTAAAGCTGATCATCCGCCAGCCGCGGAACGGGATCCGCGTCTCGGCCTGCATGACGGCGCGGCCCTGGACATAGGCGTCCACGGGGGTCGCGGTCCAGTCGGCCGTCACCTGGAAGGCCCGCTGGATGGCCGAGGGCGCGTCGCGCACCGCAAGCGCCTCGGGCATGGTCAGGCCGCGCCAGCGCGGTTCGGTCGCCAGGATGATGTTGCCTTCGCTGTCGGTGACGGCCACCGCGTCGGAAATCCCCGCCCAGGACCGTTCCAGCCGCGACAGGTCGGCGCCGACGACGATCACGCCCAAGGTCTTGCCGTCGGCCACCACCGCGCGGGAATAGGTGAACTCATGGGCGCCGCTGGCCTGGTTGGCGACGGTAAAGACCGTGTCCCGCGACCGCAGCGCCTCGACATAGAAGGGCGACAGGACGTTGTTGGTGCCAAGCTGATACCGGTCGGTCGACCCCACCGTGCGCCCCGACGCATCCAAGAGCCGGATCGAGGCCGCGCCGATCTCTTTCTGCGCCGCCATCAGCCGGGCCGAGGTGGACGAGAAATCGTTGCTGTTCAACGACCCGATCAGCGCCGGATCGCGGGCCAGCAGCAGCGGCACCACCGCCGTGCGCTGCAATTCCGACAACAGGTTGCCGGTATACAGCGCCAGCCGCAATTCGGACCGGACACGGGTGTTTTCGGAAAAACGCGCGGTCAGCCAGGCATTCGTGGTCCAGATCGAGGCGATCGCGACGACGAAGATCAGCGCGACGGCGATGCGCAGCCACCACGGGTTGCCCGGTTGGGACAGCCGCGGGCGCCAACGCTCTGACTCGCTTTCCTCGATCACCGATAATGTCCGGCCATGTTGCACAACTGCCGCACTCTAGGCGCAGACGCGCGGACGCTCAAGTCAGGCGTTGACAAGCCCGCCCACCAGCGAACGAAACAGCGCCGCGCCATCGGTCCCGCCAAGCGCCGGATCGGCGGCGCGTTCGGGATGCGGCATCATTCCCAGCACGCGGCGGTTTTCGGACAGCACTCCGGCGATGTCGGCGACCGATCCGTTGATCGCCGGGCCATAGGTGAAGGCGATGCGGTCCCCGTCGCGCAGGGCTGCCAGCCCTTGCGGGGCGATCTGATAGTTGCCGTCATGATGGGCGACGGGAATGGCGATCCGCTGGCCCTTTTCGTATCCGGCGGTGAAATCGCTGTCGGTTGTCGCCACCTCCAGCACCGCCGTCCTGCACAGAAAGGTCAGCCCGCTATTGCGCATCAGCGCGCCCGGCAGCAGGCCCAGCTCGGTCAGCACCTGGAAACCGTTGCAGATCCCCAGCACATGGCCGCCGCGTTCCGCATGGCGCCGCAAGGCCCCGGCAATCGGCGATTGCGCCGCGATGGCCCCGCAGCGCAGGTAATCGCCAAAGGAAAACCCGCCCGGCACGGCGACCAGATCGGTGCCGTCGGGCAGCGCGTCGTCCTTGTGCCAGACGCGCGTCACCTGCGCCCCGGCCTGGTCAAGCGCCACGGCCAGATCGCGGTCGCAATTCGATCCGGGAAAGGTGATGACGGCGGCTTTCATGGGATTGCTCCTGCTGAGGATCGCCACGGGACATAGCGCAGCTTGGCCCCCGAAGAAAGGGGGCGTTGCCCCCGTCCCTGCGGGACTCCTCCAGGATATTTGGGCCAAAGTGAAGCAGCCTTTCACTTTGGTCCAAATATCCCCGCCGGAGGCAAGAAAAGGGCCGGGCGAATGCCCGGCCCGCTTCCCTCCATCAGGCCAGCGCCTTGTTCAGGTATTCGTCGACCTTTTCCAGATAGCCCATCGTGGTCAGCCATTTCTGGTCCGGCCCGACCAGCAGCGCCAGATCCTTGGTCATGTGGCCGTCCTCGACCGCCTGCACGGTCACGCGCTCCAGCGTCTCGGCGAAGTTCAACAGTTGCGCATTGTCGTCCAGCTTGGCGCGGTGCTTCAGGCCGCCCGTCCAGGCAAAGATCGACGCGATGGAGTTGGTCGAGGTCTGGTTGCCCTTCTGATGCTCGCGGTAATGGCGCGTCACGGTGCCGTGTGCCGCCTCGGCCTCGACGGTCTTTCCATCGGGCGTCATCAGCACCGAGGTCATCAGGCCGAGCGACCCGAAGCCCTGGGCCACGGTATCGGACTGCACGTCGCCATCATAGTTCTTGCAGGCCCAGACATAGCCGCCCGACCATTTCAGGTTCGACGCCACCATGTCGTCGATCAGCCGGTGTTCATAGGTGATCCCGGCCTTCTTGAACCGGTCGGCGAATTCCTCGTCGAAGACCTGCTGGAACAGATCCTTGAAGCGGCCGTCATAGGCTTTCAGGATGGTGTTCTTGGTCGACAGATAGACCGGATAGCCCCGGTTCAGGCCATAGTTCAGCGAGGCGCGGGCGAAATCGCGGATCGAATCGTCCAAGTTGTACATGGCCATCGCCACGCCCGAGGACGGCGCGTCGAACACGTCGTGTTCGATGGTTTCGCCATCCTCGCCGACGAACCTGATGGTCAGCTTGCCCTTGCCGGGAAAGCGGAAATCGGTGGCCTTGTACTGGTCGCCGAAGGCGTGGCGGCCGACGATCACCGGCTTGGTCCAGTGCGGAACCAGGCGCGGGACGTTCTGGCAGATGATCGGCTCGCGGAAGATCACGCCGCCCAGGATGTTGCGGATCGTGCCGTTGGGCGATTTCCACATCTTCTTCAGGCCGAATTCCTCGACCCGCTGTTCGTCGGGGGTGATGGTCGCGCATTTCACGCCGACGCCGTATTGCTTGATGGCGTTGGCCGCGTCGATGGTGACCTGATCCTCGGTCCGGTCGCGTTCCTCGATGCCCAGGTCGTAATATTTCAGATCCACGTCCAGATAGGGCAGGATCAGCTTCTGCTTGATGAAGTCCCAGATGATCCGGGTCATCTCGTCGCCGTCAAGCTCGACGACGGGGTTGGCTACCTTGATCTTCGACATGGGCATTCCCTTTGGCGTTGGATTCGGCTGCCGCTATAGCCGGGAAAGCCGCGAAAGGAAAGAATGTATGCAGCGGTATGCAATTCTCACAAGGGCGAATCGCCCTATCCCGGACCGCTGGCGGTTGGCGATGCCGCAGGATTCCTATCCCGGCGGGCTGACGGTCAGCCCAGGAAGTCCCGCACGCGCGGGCGCAGCCAGTCCCACAAGGCGGGCGCGCCCAAGGTGATCCTGCCGCCCACGCGCGATTCGAGATCGGCGAAGGTGACGCCATAATCCACCCAGCCGATGCCGCCCGACCCAAGGTTCTGGATGACCGGCTGGCAGCGGTCCAGGGCCTTGGCGAACACCGCGTCGGGCGTCGCGGCGGCCTCGAATTCCTGCCA contains:
- a CDS encoding sigma-54 dependent transcriptional regulator, encoding MSRKLKIAIVDDEPDMRESVSQWLVLSGFETETYPSAEDALKVIGADWPGIVVSDIRMPGMDGIAFLKRLMGLDSGLPVILITGHGDVPMAVEAMRLGAMDFMEKPFNPDKMTALAKKATQMRRMTLDNRALRRDLSEGQQVMSKLIGASPVMERLREDILDLGQADGHVLIDGETGTGKTLVAHALHAVGPRASKKFVPVSCAAYNDEALSARLFGPLEDGIPAVEEARGGTLCLEDIEALSEPLQARLLAFISDGGTPAETRIIAISNARGEGRKAEDSLRPDLFYRLSALKITLPPLRARGEDILSLFTRMTEQFSEEYGCEPPQVSAQEAAQLLQAPWPGNIRQLINVAERAVLQNRRGSGSIASLLMADGDDNQQATTTEGKPLKEYVESFEKMLIDNTMRRHKGSIAGVMDELCLPRRTLNEKMAKYGLQRGDYL
- a CDS encoding DUF1523 family protein codes for the protein MHYLKVAVGVIFGIAVFLFLDYALPSKNTVRITNTYNRLTAVTASNAIFYASDNAGTVENAAGQRDVRFIETVRPNGKVFVYRNEDTGWIWPPYFKYDSANLHAEATNLRSGRDNPQWVSVTAYGWRLPWLSAYPNAISVDTLADPGERPRNWAASIVCVVLLMLLALLWRMWAQFQERGLSWRRKP
- the deoC gene encoding deoxyribose-phosphate aldolase, with the protein product MTRNPGTDLRLDGFSDIRINTPAVERRAATLPARRSLKKDHQAAWLLNAVRCIDLTTLAGDDTHDRVARLCAKAMRPVAPDLLEAMGVSGLTTGAVCVYPTMVGAAKRALGNSGLPVASVATGFPAGLMPLNLRLAEILYAVDQGADEIDIVITRAHVLRGDWAALYDEIRAMREACGDAKMKAILATGDLKSLENVARASHVAMQAGADWIKTSTGKEGVNATLPVSLVMCRAIRDYRCQTGHVVGFKPAGGLRTARDALNWQVLMAEELGRDWLRPDLFRIGASSLLGDIERQISHHVTGRYAASYRQAIA
- a CDS encoding aldehyde dehydrogenase family protein, translated to MTSVSELMETLEYGPSVEDSGAVRDWLARRGAFGHFIGGAFTDPGTLFDSRDPATGEVLAQVTQGTGDDVAAAVAAARAAQPGWAALTGTGRARYLYALARHVQKRERFLSVLETLDNGKPIRESRDIDMPLVARHFYHHAGWAELRDTAFPGHAPLGVCGQIIPWNFPLLMLAWKIAPALAAGNTVVLKPAEYTPLTALAFAEICQEIGLPAGVVNIVTGDGETGAALVAADVDKIAFTGSTEVGRAIAGQLAGTAKRLTLELGGKSPFVVMPDADLDAAVEGVVESIWFNQGQVCCAGSRILVAEAVADRFETLLATRMARLRVGPPLDKSTDVGAIVDPAQKDRILSICKAATDAGADLVGGAAQDGCFIAPGYLRNIAPANPGFEQEIFGPIATLSTFRTADEAVDLANNTRYGLAASVWSESAAVATDLAARIKAGVIWINCANLFDAAAPFGGYRESGFGREGGRMGMLDYLTEPAVDSAPEPAPTVPVAATTGQPGPEGLDRTAKLYIGGAQKRPDGGASYAVPGGLAPLGSRKDIRNAVEAAAKAGRWTAMGGHARAQVLYYIAENLSARTEEFARRTSQAEVQAAIARAFHYAAWADKFDGANVQARPGHLLNVVNEVFGVMGISCPNAQPLAAFMSLVMPAIALGNRVVAIAAQDDPLPVLDLYQVFGTSDLPGGVVNIVTGPRDDLARTLAAHDEVAAMWMIGGDLTTVEKAAGGNLKPVWSPAHRDWCGPRAQSETFLRHARQTKTIWLPYGALPQGTGSPAY
- the metZ gene encoding O-succinylhomoserine sulfhydrylase, coding for MDDRSSKAPHPRTQAVHHGIRRSQYGEMAEAIFLTQGFVYDSAEQAEERFKGAGPDEFIYARYGNPTSRMFEDRIAALEGTEDAFATASGMAAVNGALFSMVKPGDHVVASRALFGSCLYVLDLLKKFGVEVSYVDGTDLDQWKAALRPGTRAAFFETMSNPTLEVIDIQGVADLAHAVGAVVVADNVFATPVFSRAAELGADVVVYSATKHIDGGGRALAGVICGTRQFVREVAEPYLKHTGGAISPFHSWIMLNGLTTMDLRVRAQADSAQKIAQALQGHPALTRVIYPGLADHPQHDLAMRQMGAGGTMIAIEVAGGKEAAFAALNRLGIISISNNLGDAKSIVTHPATTTHQRLSDEDRAHLGITPGLLRLSVGLEHADDLIADLRRALEG
- a CDS encoding ATP-binding protein, translating into MIEESESERWRPRLSQPGNPWWLRIAVALIFVVAIASIWTTNAWLTARFSENTRVRSELRLALYTGNLLSELQRTAVVPLLLARDPALIGSLNSNDFSSTSARLMAAQKEIGAASIRLLDASGRTVGSTDRYQLGTNNVLSPFYVEALRSRDTVFTVANQASGAHEFTYSRAVVADGKTLGVIVVGADLSRLERSWAGISDAVAVTDSEGNIILATEPRWRGLTMPEALAVRDAPSAIQRAFQVTADWTATPVDAYVQGRAVMQAETRIPFRGWRMISFTTYASVREQVNAVLALEIMGFAILLAGTFYALSRRARSQSVAYMRESADLRALNMRLTREIAERERMQKELRVAEQTVQQSSKLAALGEMSAGVSHELNQPLAAMKTYLAGARLLLQRGRAEEALSSFQRIDDLIERMGAITRQLKSYARKGGEAVEPVDLRAAVSSALTMMEPQLRGRTIRVIRNLPRRPVMVMADRIRLEQVIINLLRNAVDAVRERRDARIEITVETGAHAYVLVRDNGPGISDLEKLFEPFWTTKKPGEGTGLGLAISSSIMADFGGRLTAHNEDEGAVFAVELPLLKPRQDAQPLAAE
- the purQ gene encoding phosphoribosylformylglycinamidine synthase subunit PurQ, whose protein sequence is MKAAVITFPGSNCDRDLAVALDQAGAQVTRVWHKDDALPDGTDLVAVPGGFSFGDYLRCGAIAAQSPIAGALRRHAERGGHVLGICNGFQVLTELGLLPGALMRNSGLTFLCRTAVLEVATTDSDFTAGYEKGQRIAIPVAHHDGNYQIAPQGLAALRDGDRIAFTYGPAINGSVADIAGVLSENRRVLGMMPHPERAADPALGGTDGAALFRSLVGGLVNA
- the folE2 gene encoding GTP cyclohydrolase FolE2, whose product is MTEARPLIPAYPALARSYDADFRVDDAYKAGLPDLQNGPASLIVGARAPIQHVGISNFRLPIRYQTRPDSHGEGGELTLETSVTGTVSLEADRKGINMSRIMRSFYAHSEHAFSLKVLEAALDDYQADLDAYDARIQMRFSYPIRVDSLRSGLSGWQYYDIAMEVLDFHGQRLRIMHFDYVYSSTCPCSLELSEHARETRSRLATPHSQRSIARISVVMLGPEKIWFEDVVDLCRRAVPTETQVMVKREDEQAFAELNAANPIFVEDAVRAFAQQLLADPRFGDFRVVASHQESLHSHDAVSLMVSGPTFAQASLDPMTFAGLRA